From Desulfuromonas soudanensis, the proteins below share one genomic window:
- the hslO gene encoding Hsp33 family molecular chaperone HslO — MSDRMTRIMTEDGSLRAVAAVTTDLVEECRRRQDTDPTATVALGRLATGAALMGSLLKGEQRLALMIEGNGPLKKLHAETDACGQVRASIKEPVSALPLRQGKFDVAAAVGRAGFLHVIKDLGLKEPYRGMVQLQSGEIAEDLAYYLTTSEQVPSTVGLGVYLDPELGVAVAGGFLIQLLPGGDESLIPLIEANLAALPATTELLRQGEGPVEILQRIFTGIPFSVKDEIPLSFRCNCSREQVAGMLRSLGEKELREMAAGSEETTVTCEFCKERYGFTPEEIAAFIP; from the coding sequence ATGAGCGACCGCATGACCCGCATCATGACCGAGGACGGCTCACTGCGCGCCGTCGCCGCCGTCACCACCGATCTGGTCGAGGAGTGCCGGCGCCGCCAGGACACCGATCCCACCGCCACCGTCGCTCTCGGACGCCTGGCCACCGGAGCGGCCCTCATGGGGAGCCTCCTCAAGGGGGAGCAGCGCCTGGCACTGATGATCGAGGGGAACGGCCCCCTCAAGAAACTCCACGCCGAAACCGATGCCTGCGGACAGGTGCGCGCTTCGATCAAGGAACCCGTCAGCGCCCTGCCGCTGCGACAGGGGAAGTTCGACGTGGCCGCGGCCGTCGGCCGGGCCGGATTCCTTCACGTCATCAAGGATCTCGGTCTCAAGGAACCCTACCGCGGCATGGTGCAGCTGCAAAGCGGAGAGATTGCCGAGGATCTCGCCTACTATCTGACGACCTCCGAGCAGGTCCCCTCGACGGTGGGCCTCGGAGTCTATCTCGACCCCGAACTCGGCGTGGCGGTGGCGGGCGGTTTTCTCATCCAGCTCCTCCCCGGCGGGGACGAATCGCTGATCCCCCTCATAGAGGCGAATCTGGCGGCACTGCCGGCAACGACCGAGCTGCTGCGCCAGGGGGAGGGTCCGGTCGAGATCCTGCAGCGGATCTTTACCGGCATCCCCTTTTCCGTCAAGGACGAGATACCCTTGAGTTTCCGCTGCAACTGCAGCCGCGAGCAGGTCGCGGGGATGCTGCGGTCCCTGGGGGAGAAGGAACTGCGGGAGATGGCCGCCGGCAGCGAGGAGACTACGGTCACCTGCGAGTTCTGCAAGGAACGCTACGGCTTCACTCCGGAAGAAATTGCCGCGTTCATCCCCTGA
- a CDS encoding Gx transporter family protein has protein sequence MGTLISSVAEAEELERMRRRIFLGLFAALAVALHTLEALLPSPAPWFRLGFANILTLTALFLYGGRAAWSLTLTRIGVGSLVLGSLFSPGFFLSLAGGTLATALMVGAKALFGQRIGPVGVSALGACGHAAGQLLVAWLLLVRHPGLLNLFPLFFLFALGTGIANGIAASLLLDLLRSHRAFGGSTERSTGNPPLPEKNERTPT, from the coding sequence ATGGGGACTTTGATCTCCTCAGTCGCTGAAGCCGAAGAGCTGGAAAGGATGCGGCGCCGGATCTTTCTCGGGCTCTTCGCCGCCCTGGCCGTGGCCCTGCATACCCTGGAAGCCCTCCTCCCTTCCCCGGCCCCCTGGTTCCGCCTCGGATTCGCCAATATCCTGACCCTGACGGCTCTCTTCCTCTACGGGGGGCGGGCCGCCTGGAGTCTGACCCTGACCCGCATCGGTGTCGGGTCCCTGGTCCTGGGATCCCTTTTTTCTCCCGGATTCTTCCTTTCCCTGGCCGGAGGGACCCTGGCGACGGCCCTGATGGTCGGAGCCAAAGCCCTGTTCGGACAACGAATCGGCCCGGTGGGAGTCTCCGCGCTCGGAGCCTGCGGCCACGCCGCCGGTCAACTGCTGGTCGCCTGGCTCCTGCTGGTACGCCACCCGGGGCTGCTCAATCTCTTTCCCCTCTTTTTTCTCTTCGCTCTCGGTACCGGCATCGCCAACGGCATCGCCGCAAGTCTCCTCCTCGACCTGCTGCGCAGCCATCGGGCCTTCGGCGGCTCCACCGAAAGGAGCACCGGAAATCCCCCTCTTCCGGAAAAAAACGAAAGGACGCCGACATGA
- a CDS encoding NusG domain II-containing protein yields the protein MALADLLRRTTLLDRVLVLALFSAALLSLLLLRPGERGELVIVEQGGRIVYRAPLEQERTLRLSGPRGETVLNIAGGHACIVSASCPHKVCMGMGEIARHGELLACVPNNLLVRIEGGKKRDGDFDLLSR from the coding sequence GTGGCCCTAGCAGACCTGCTGAGGCGGACCACGCTCCTCGACCGGGTCCTGGTTCTGGCCCTCTTTTCCGCCGCCCTCCTCTCTCTTCTCCTGTTGCGACCGGGGGAGAGGGGGGAGTTAGTCATCGTCGAGCAGGGGGGGCGGATCGTTTACCGGGCGCCCCTGGAGCAGGAGCGCACTCTTCGCCTCTCCGGGCCGCGAGGAGAGACGGTTCTGAATATCGCCGGCGGTCACGCCTGCATTGTCTCCGCCTCCTGTCCCCACAAGGTCTGCATGGGGATGGGGGAGATCGCCCGTCACGGCGAGCTCCTCGCCTGCGTCCCCAACAATCTGCTGGTGCGCATCGAGGGGGGAAAGAAAAGGGATGGGGACTTTGATCTCCTCAGTCGCTGA
- a CDS encoding FAD:protein FMN transferase: MKPSPPPEEARRTPAWFLRPPLLLAVLVLVALFCTQRCTGKREEDLSRSRIIMGTVVEITVLGKTAGEASAAIDEAFAVMARIEALMTPHDPASDVARLSGALSALEVSAETAEVVALGERVAAASDGAFDMALGRLKELWGVEGEAPRVPTSAEIDAALEGTGVGDLIRDGQTIVKRSPDLAVDLGGIAKGYAVDRAAAVLRRAGVKSAAINAGGDIRLLGDRNGRPWRIGIQHPREDGRLLATLSLGPTAVVTSGDYERYFEVGGVRYHHLFDPATGYPSRRCQSVTVVAESAALADALATAAFVLGPEGGLRLLEKFPGAEVILVAADGSRHVSPGLQGAVTWP, encoded by the coding sequence ATGAAGCCCTCGCCGCCGCCGGAAGAGGCGAGGCGCACCCCGGCGTGGTTCCTTCGCCCTCCTCTCCTCCTCGCCGTCCTGGTCCTGGTCGCTCTCTTCTGCACCCAGCGCTGTACCGGCAAAAGAGAGGAGGACCTGAGCCGCAGTCGCATCATCATGGGGACGGTGGTGGAAATCACCGTTCTGGGAAAGACGGCAGGGGAGGCGTCGGCGGCCATCGATGAGGCCTTTGCCGTAATGGCCCGCATCGAGGCGCTGATGACCCCCCACGACCCGGCAAGCGATGTCGCCAGGCTCTCGGGGGCGCTCAGCGCTCTCGAGGTTTCGGCCGAGACGGCGGAGGTTGTCGCCCTCGGGGAGAGGGTCGCCGCAGCCAGTGACGGCGCCTTCGATATGGCCCTCGGTCGCCTCAAGGAGTTGTGGGGGGTCGAAGGAGAGGCGCCGCGGGTTCCGACGTCCGCCGAAATTGACGCTGCCCTCGAAGGGACGGGGGTCGGAGACCTGATCCGGGATGGGCAGACCATCGTCAAGCGCTCCCCGGACCTTGCCGTTGATCTCGGCGGCATCGCCAAGGGCTACGCCGTCGACCGGGCCGCGGCCGTTCTGCGCAGAGCGGGGGTAAAAAGCGCAGCGATCAATGCCGGAGGGGACATCCGTCTGCTCGGCGATCGAAATGGGCGCCCCTGGCGCATCGGCATCCAGCATCCCCGGGAGGACGGCAGGCTCCTGGCCACCCTTTCCCTCGGCCCGACGGCGGTGGTGACCTCGGGGGATTACGAACGGTATTTCGAGGTCGGGGGAGTGCGATATCATCACCTCTTCGACCCGGCCACCGGTTACCCGTCCCGCCGCTGCCAGAGCGTGACGGTGGTGGCCGAGAGCGCGGCCCTGGCTGACGCCCTGGCGACCGCCGCCTTCGTTCTCGGTCCCGAGGGGGGACTGAGGCTTCTTGAAAAATTCCCCGGAGCCGAGGTGATTCTGGTGGCCGCAGACGGTTCCCGGCACGTAAGTCCCGGGTTGCAGGGAGCCGTGACGTGGCCCTAG
- the rimO gene encoding 30S ribosomal protein S12 methylthiotransferase RimO — MDKQKVSLVSLGCPKNLVDAEVMLGHLPTDRFEIITDESKADIIIVNTCSFIQDAKEESVETILEVADYKKTGRCRLLVVSGCLPQRYREELLRELPEVDLFMGTGDAARIVELLDAHVPGQAPRHEVGLPDFLYDHTTPRVKSSPFYSTYVKIADGCSNHCSYCIIPQLRGTLRSRSIDSLVSEVRTLTAEGVKEINLIAQDITAYGRDREDGASLEDLLRALVKIEDLQWLRLLYAYPDAIGPELIELMASEEKICNYLDIPLQHIDDTILKKMNRRVDEQTIRALLARVRQRIPDVTLRTSFIVGFPGETEEQFAALLSFVNEGHFERVGVFRYSREEGTAAAALEEQIPERVKKSRYQKLMKAQSRVSFRKNRALVGRIEPVLVEGVSEETDLLLRGRSIRQAPDVDGQVYITAGQAEIGAIVPLRITDSSEYDLIGEICQDETAGEA; from the coding sequence TTGGACAAGCAGAAAGTCAGCCTGGTCAGCCTGGGCTGCCCGAAAAACCTGGTCGATGCCGAAGTCATGCTCGGCCATCTCCCCACCGACCGCTTCGAAATCATCACCGACGAATCGAAGGCCGACATTATCATCGTCAATACCTGCTCCTTCATTCAGGACGCCAAGGAGGAGTCGGTGGAGACGATCCTCGAGGTCGCCGACTACAAGAAGACCGGGCGCTGCAGGCTCCTGGTCGTCTCGGGATGTCTGCCGCAGCGCTACCGCGAGGAGCTGTTGCGCGAACTGCCGGAGGTCGATCTCTTCATGGGGACGGGGGACGCGGCGCGGATCGTCGAACTCCTCGATGCCCATGTCCCCGGCCAGGCGCCCCGCCATGAGGTCGGCCTCCCCGACTTCCTCTACGACCACACCACCCCCCGGGTCAAGTCGTCCCCCTTCTATTCGACCTACGTCAAGATCGCCGACGGCTGCTCCAACCACTGCTCCTACTGCATCATCCCCCAGTTGCGCGGGACTCTGCGCTCCCGGTCCATCGACTCCCTCGTCTCCGAGGTGCGGACCCTGACGGCGGAAGGGGTGAAGGAGATCAACCTGATCGCCCAGGACATCACCGCCTACGGTCGGGATCGGGAAGACGGCGCCTCCCTCGAGGATCTCCTGCGCGCCCTGGTGAAGATCGAGGATCTGCAATGGCTGCGTCTCCTCTATGCCTACCCCGACGCCATCGGTCCCGAGCTCATCGAGCTGATGGCCAGCGAAGAGAAGATCTGCAACTACCTCGACATCCCGCTTCAGCACATCGACGACACCATCCTCAAGAAGATGAATCGTCGGGTCGACGAACAAACGATCCGCGCCCTGCTTGCTCGGGTGCGGCAGAGAATTCCCGACGTCACCCTGCGCACCTCCTTTATCGTCGGTTTTCCCGGCGAAACCGAAGAGCAGTTTGCCGCCCTCCTCTCCTTCGTCAACGAGGGGCATTTCGAGAGGGTCGGCGTCTTCCGCTATTCGCGGGAGGAGGGAACCGCCGCGGCGGCTCTCGAGGAGCAGATTCCCGAGCGGGTCAAAAAGAGCCGTTACCAGAAGCTGATGAAAGCCCAGAGCCGGGTTTCCTTTCGCAAGAACCGGGCCCTGGTCGGACGCATCGAGCCGGTGCTGGTGGAGGGGGTCAGCGAAGAGACCGATCTGCTGCTGCGGGGGCGAAGCATCCGCCAGGCTCCCGACGTCGACGGCCAGGTCTACATCACCGCCGGCCAGGCGGAAATCGGCGCCATCGTCCCCTTGAGGATCACTGATTCCTCCGAATACGACCTGATCGGCGAGATCTGTCAGGACGAAACCGCCGGCGAGGCATGA
- a CDS encoding YajQ family cyclic di-GMP-binding protein has protein sequence MPSFDVVSKVDMQEVDNAVNQALKEIEQRFDFKGSHNEVTLEKDAIVLLGADDYKLQAVIDILKGKLVRRNVSPKCLDFGKKEPASGGAVRQRVTIVQGIPTEKAKEIIKLIKEAKLKVQAQIMEEQVRVTSKNIDDLQDVIQLLKGKDLDVELQFVNMRS, from the coding sequence ATGCCCAGTTTCGATGTCGTATCCAAGGTGGACATGCAGGAAGTCGATAACGCGGTCAACCAGGCTCTCAAGGAGATTGAGCAGCGCTTTGATTTCAAGGGGAGCCACAACGAAGTCACCCTCGAAAAGGACGCCATCGTCCTCCTCGGGGCCGACGACTACAAACTGCAGGCGGTCATCGATATTCTCAAGGGGAAGCTGGTCCGGCGCAATGTCTCTCCCAAATGTCTCGATTTCGGCAAGAAGGAGCCGGCTTCGGGCGGGGCGGTGCGGCAGCGGGTGACCATCGTCCAGGGGATTCCCACGGAAAAGGCCAAGGAGATCATCAAGCTGATCAAGGAGGCCAAGCTCAAGGTTCAGGCGCAGATCATGGAGGAACAGGTGCGGGTCACCTCGAAAAACATCGATGATCTGCAGGACGTCATTCAACTGCTCAAGGGGAAAGACCTCGACGTCGAACTGCAATTCGTCAACATGCGTTCCTGA
- a CDS encoding LolA family protein: MRQIAAILLVLLLISANACLAADERIGLSDVIKTLETPFRIDAVGARGTASSAIVDFEADFFQESRLESLDRIQRGRGRVSVLFDRTLTDRVPLTMFYWEYDQPTTQEIISDGKTLWVYLPENAQVIESQIDFTSRERADDPTTFLTGLGNISRDFLITWAEPNQDVEGNYILELRPRRTSAMMQQMQIVVDRDAVLAYTRSGVTGNILPILSSTVTDPNGNRTTIEFSNVRVNRGLSSSRFRFILPAGVEVLRPTGGEMGF, translated from the coding sequence ATGAGACAGATTGCTGCTATTTTGCTGGTCCTGCTGCTGATTTCCGCAAACGCCTGCCTGGCCGCCGACGAGCGGATCGGCCTCAGCGACGTGATCAAGACGCTGGAAACCCCCTTCAGGATCGATGCGGTCGGTGCCCGCGGCACCGCATCCTCGGCCATTGTCGATTTCGAGGCCGATTTTTTTCAGGAGTCGCGCCTGGAGTCCCTCGACCGAATTCAGCGCGGCCGGGGGCGGGTGTCGGTCCTCTTCGACCGCACCCTGACCGACCGGGTCCCTTTGACCATGTTTTACTGGGAGTACGACCAGCCCACCACCCAGGAGATCATCTCCGACGGCAAAACCCTCTGGGTCTATCTGCCGGAGAACGCCCAGGTGATCGAGTCGCAGATCGATTTTACCAGCCGCGAGCGGGCCGACGACCCGACGACCTTCCTCACCGGCCTCGGAAACATTTCCCGGGATTTCCTCATCACCTGGGCCGAGCCGAATCAGGATGTGGAGGGGAACTATATCCTTGAGCTCCGTCCGCGGCGGACCTCGGCGATGATGCAGCAGATGCAGATCGTCGTCGACCGGGACGCCGTCCTGGCCTACACCCGAAGCGGGGTCACCGGCAACATCCTGCCGATCCTCTCCTCGACCGTCACCGACCCCAACGGCAACCGCACCACCATCGAATTCAGCAACGTCCGCGTCAACCGCGGCCTGAGCAGCAGCCGGTTCCGCTTCATTCTGCCGGCCGGCGTCGAGGTGCTCCGCCCCACCGGCGGCGAAATGGGCTTTTAG
- a CDS encoding chemotaxis protein CheD, with protein sequence MNSRIRVGISEFHVARAPAVLVTYGLGSCLGIVLCDRENGVGGLAHTLLPSLRPGIREVRMSKFVDTAIRLMVEEMLLQGALRERIVAVIVGGANMFEPPGGVPANAIGTRNISAARDTLQALNLPLLAEDVGGNYGRTVEFDLATWQVAVRSVRTGDRIISI encoded by the coding sequence ATGAATTCCAGGATCCGCGTCGGCATCTCCGAGTTTCATGTCGCCAGGGCGCCCGCCGTTCTGGTGACCTACGGCCTGGGGAGCTGTCTGGGCATCGTCCTGTGCGACCGGGAAAACGGGGTGGGGGGACTCGCCCACACCCTTCTCCCCTCCCTGCGGCCGGGAATCAGGGAGGTGCGGATGAGCAAGTTCGTCGACACCGCCATTCGCCTGATGGTCGAGGAGATGCTCCTTCAGGGGGCGCTTCGCGAGCGGATCGTCGCGGTGATCGTCGGCGGTGCCAACATGTTCGAGCCTCCCGGCGGCGTCCCGGCCAATGCCATCGGCACCCGAAATATCTCCGCCGCCCGCGACACCCTGCAGGCCCTCAACCTCCCCCTCCTGGCGGAGGATGTCGGCGGAAATTACGGGCGCACCGTCGAATTCGATCTGGCCACCTGGCAGGTGGCGGTGCGTTCGGTGCGAACTGGTGATAGAATCATTTCCATCTAA
- a CDS encoding chemotaxis protein CheC produces MTYASMTEGQLDALKEISNIGMGHAATALSQLIGETVYLRVPRITVTDIGQVPELLGGAERVVAGVTLQILGDARGNILLIFPAESALRLISRLLGKEAEGMALDELGESTLKEVGNILASAYLSAMGSLLHITLIPSIPLLAFDMAGAVVDCVLIELSQASDLALMVETEFHGKEPNLEPIKGHFFLLPDPGSLDVLLRAVGGKE; encoded by the coding sequence ATGACCTATGCCAGCATGACGGAAGGGCAGCTCGATGCCCTCAAGGAAATCAGCAACATCGGGATGGGCCATGCGGCGACCGCCCTCTCCCAGCTGATCGGCGAGACCGTCTACCTGCGGGTGCCGCGCATCACCGTGACCGACATCGGACAGGTCCCCGAACTCCTGGGGGGAGCAGAGCGGGTCGTCGCCGGCGTCACCCTGCAGATCCTCGGTGACGCCCGGGGGAATATTCTTCTGATTTTCCCGGCGGAGTCCGCCCTTCGGCTCATTTCCCGTCTCCTGGGGAAGGAGGCGGAGGGGATGGCCCTCGACGAGCTCGGGGAGTCGACGCTCAAGGAGGTCGGCAACATCCTGGCCTCGGCCTATCTCAGCGCCATGGGGAGCCTGCTGCACATAACCCTGATCCCCTCCATCCCCCTGCTGGCCTTCGACATGGCCGGGGCGGTGGTCGACTGTGTCCTGATCGAACTGAGTCAGGCCAGCGATCTGGCGCTGATGGTCGAGACCGAGTTTCACGGCAAGGAACCGAATCTGGAGCCGATCAAGGGGCATTTCTTTCTCCTCCCCGATCCCGGTTCCCTCGACGTTCTCCTGCGGGCGGTGGGGGGGAAGGAATGA
- a CDS encoding chemotaxis protein CheA — MDMSKYKGMFLSESKEHLRSMSTLLINLEKNPSDREGIDSLFREAHSVKGMAASMGYDRTTELAHHLEDYMDGFRKSGAVPSAAVDRLLGGIDLLEGLLADIEADRVERPIAAFLAAGKEQGTEEFDAELELISDPPPVGESFPAGDAVETSPLSVDPSSLRLVVELTPEAMAPSARFLLLLREAGRLGTLVMSVPSEAQLRKGGEIRRMELTLDSELDPDRVVELLSGVSDVARVFRPASSVAPPKRVRREAQPQTVRVRTDLLDHFINLTGELITQRYMLQTASRQERWSDVQGGLDHLARLISALHHNVLQVRMMPLESITGHLPRLVRDLSRKTGKEVVLRVEGEEVELDRAILEGLADPLVHMVRNAVDHGIEEQGEVVVRAWRERDMVLLEVADNGRGIDALVIRQKAVAKGLISPAQARSLRDREALQLVCIPGFSTATEITETSGRGVGMDVVKSAVENLGGGLEILSEPGKGTRMRLKLPLSVAIIQILLVECSGRTIGIPITKVERTLDLPREGIQTSGRKAVIQLGEEMVPLLSLHKILGLPKNPSEGSISVVITEGRGRRVGLVVDRFCGQREAFVKTLAFPLDSLAGVSGATVIGDGSIIFIIDPQYLLEERTVAPLSRVPGDSR, encoded by the coding sequence ATGGATATGTCCAAATACAAGGGGATGTTCCTCTCCGAGTCCAAAGAACATCTCCGGAGCATGAGCACCCTCCTCATCAACCTGGAGAAGAATCCCTCCGACCGCGAGGGGATCGATTCCCTCTTCCGTGAAGCCCATTCGGTCAAGGGGATGGCGGCTTCCATGGGGTACGACCGCACCACCGAACTCGCCCATCACCTCGAAGACTACATGGATGGTTTTCGCAAGAGCGGCGCCGTCCCTTCGGCCGCCGTCGACCGGCTCCTCGGCGGAATAGACCTCCTCGAGGGGCTTCTGGCCGACATCGAGGCCGACCGGGTCGAACGACCGATCGCCGCCTTCCTCGCCGCCGGCAAGGAACAGGGGACGGAAGAATTCGACGCCGAACTCGAACTCATTTCCGACCCCCCTCCGGTCGGGGAATCGTTTCCCGCCGGCGATGCTGTTGAAACCTCCCCCCTCTCCGTCGACCCTTCCTCCCTCCGCCTGGTGGTTGAACTGACTCCGGAGGCGATGGCCCCCTCGGCTCGCTTTCTCCTCCTCCTTCGGGAAGCGGGTCGCCTCGGCACCCTGGTGATGAGCGTTCCCAGCGAGGCGCAGTTGCGCAAAGGGGGGGAAATACGGCGCATGGAACTGACCCTGGATTCGGAGTTGGACCCGGACCGGGTCGTCGAACTCCTCTCGGGGGTCAGCGACGTCGCCCGGGTCTTTCGCCCCGCCTCCTCCGTCGCGCCGCCGAAAAGGGTCCGCCGGGAGGCGCAGCCTCAGACGGTGCGGGTGCGAACCGACCTCCTCGACCACTTCATCAATCTGACCGGGGAGTTGATCACGCAACGCTATATGTTGCAGACGGCCTCCCGCCAGGAACGCTGGTCCGATGTCCAGGGGGGGCTCGATCACCTGGCCCGCCTGATCAGCGCCCTGCACCACAACGTGCTGCAGGTGAGGATGATGCCGCTGGAGAGCATCACCGGCCATCTGCCGCGCCTGGTGCGGGATCTTTCCCGCAAGACCGGCAAGGAGGTGGTGCTGCGGGTGGAAGGGGAGGAGGTGGAACTGGACCGGGCGATTCTCGAGGGCCTGGCCGATCCCCTGGTGCACATGGTGCGCAATGCCGTTGACCACGGAATCGAGGAGCAGGGGGAGGTCGTTGTCCGTGCCTGGCGGGAAAGGGACATGGTCCTTCTCGAGGTCGCCGACAACGGACGGGGGATCGATGCCCTGGTCATCCGCCAGAAGGCGGTCGCCAAAGGGCTGATCTCTCCTGCCCAGGCCCGGTCCCTGCGGGATCGCGAGGCCCTGCAGCTGGTGTGCATCCCGGGCTTTTCCACGGCAACCGAAATTACGGAAACCTCCGGTCGCGGAGTCGGCATGGATGTCGTCAAATCGGCGGTGGAAAACCTCGGCGGCGGGCTGGAGATCCTTTCCGAACCGGGAAAGGGGACCCGCATGCGTCTCAAGCTCCCCCTGTCGGTGGCCATTATCCAGATCCTCCTCGTGGAGTGCTCCGGTCGCACCATCGGCATACCCATTACCAAGGTCGAACGGACTCTCGACCTTCCCCGGGAGGGAATCCAGACCTCGGGGCGCAAGGCGGTGATCCAGCTCGGCGAGGAAATGGTCCCCCTGTTGTCGCTGCACAAGATCCTCGGGCTCCCCAAGAACCCCTCCGAGGGGTCGATTTCGGTAGTGATCACCGAGGGTCGGGGACGCCGGGTCGGCCTGGTGGTCGACCGATTCTGCGGGCAGCGCGAGGCCTTCGTCAAGACCCTCGCCTTTCCCCTCGATTCCCTGGCCGGGGTCAGCGGCGCCACCGTCATTGGCGACGGCAGCATCATTTTCATTATCGATCCCCAGTACCTCCTCGAGGAGCGCACCGTCGCTCCCCTCTCCAGGGTCCCAGGAGACAGCCGATGA
- a CDS encoding response regulator, with amino-acid sequence MGPKVLIVDDALFMRNMLRDIFVKGGYSIVGEAANGVEAVEKFQEFKPDLVTMDIVMPLKSGIEALQEINLIDPNARVVMCSALGQDALVVEAVEAGARDFIVKPFQEQRVLDVVRRVLGQG; translated from the coding sequence ATGGGGCCCAAGGTGCTGATCGTAGATGATGCCTTGTTCATGCGCAACATGCTCAGGGACATCTTCGTCAAGGGGGGCTACTCCATTGTCGGCGAAGCCGCCAACGGCGTCGAGGCGGTGGAAAAATTCCAGGAATTCAAGCCGGACCTGGTGACCATGGATATCGTTATGCCCCTGAAGAGCGGAATCGAGGCTCTTCAGGAGATCAACCTCATCGATCCCAACGCCCGGGTCGTGATGTGCAGCGCACTCGGACAGGACGCCCTGGTGGTGGAGGCGGTGGAGGCCGGCGCAAGGGATTTCATTGTCAAGCCGTTTCAGGAACAGCGAGTCCTCGACGTAGTGCGGCGGGTTCTCGGTCAGGGCTGA
- a CDS encoding chemotaxis protein CheW translates to MEQVLIFQLGEETFGLEVALIQEVVESPLLHYIPRAPNHVLGAINFHGNILPVLDLASYLGFPSGGRDHRVVVLPPEVCSLALAVASIRRIIPMDAEALLPFPREQQEQLYIRAVLNYQGTMINLLDTTRLLASLETV, encoded by the coding sequence ATGGAACAGGTTCTGATCTTTCAACTGGGGGAGGAGACCTTCGGACTGGAGGTGGCTCTCATCCAGGAGGTCGTCGAATCGCCGCTCCTCCATTACATCCCCCGGGCTCCGAATCACGTCCTCGGCGCCATCAATTTTCACGGCAACATCCTTCCGGTTCTCGATCTGGCCTCCTACCTCGGTTTTCCTTCCGGGGGAAGGGATCACCGGGTCGTCGTGCTCCCGCCGGAGGTCTGCTCCCTGGCCCTGGCCGTGGCCTCCATTCGCCGAATCATCCCCATGGATGCCGAGGCGCTCCTCCCCTTCCCGAGGGAGCAGCAGGAGCAGCTCTACATCCGGGCGGTGCTCAATTACCAGGGAACGATGATCAATCTGCTGGATACCACGCGGCTGCTGGCCAGCCTGGAAACCGTTTAG